Proteins co-encoded in one Cytobacillus sp. NJ13 genomic window:
- a CDS encoding YqkE family protein, giving the protein MKKKKHHSQPKKDDKPVTLGDMLNQDLMEQLKGKKQELKAAEDKQKKEEERRKKEERRLREKNKSFEELFGESDLNWKEFK; this is encoded by the coding sequence ATGAAAAAGAAAAAACACCATTCCCAGCCTAAAAAAGACGATAAGCCAGTCACGCTTGGCGACATGCTAAACCAGGACTTGATGGAGCAATTAAAAGGGAAAAAGCAGGAATTAAAAGCTGCTGAAGATAAACAGAAGAAAGAAGAAGAGCGCCGAAAAAAAGAGGAAAGAAGACTGCGCGAAAAAAATAAAAGCTTTGAAGAACTGTTTGGAGAAAGCGATCTTAACTGGAAAGAGTTCAAATAA